The Epinephelus moara isolate mb chromosome 11, YSFRI_EMoa_1.0, whole genome shotgun sequence sequence CAACACTGACCAATGAAGAGCCAAGCACGTCCCTTCACATGCCCCCTGCTCACCTGTATTAAAAGTACACAAATAAACCCTCATCATGGTCAACTTACagtccatacacacacacacacacaggaggagcaacacattcacaaacaggTGGCTCTTACCTCACATACCCTCACTTGTTTGAGGTACCAGCTCGGGGAGGGTCCAGAGTTGTCATGCCAGATGTGAACCCCCGACACTAGGCCCAGGCTCTCTGCTGCACTGTGGCATCAGAGACAAAGAATACATCAAAAAAGACGTGATGAGCGATCAACCCAAACTAAAAGCTACTCTAAGTATTATGTTGTATTATAGTAGTATCATCTGAAGGTAAATGTTTGGAGGTATTTGGATTATACCTGAGTATAAAGGTGTCTTGAGAGTTCCTCCGGAATAAAGTGCATCCTGCAACTTGTAGTTCTCTTGTCTGCGAGAACCCATCTCCTCCATTGAGCACTATGTAAACCTGTGATGAGAAGATTTCACACACATTCGTACAGGACTTCACCGGCTTTTAAAAGGATAGTTTAACCCAAGTCGAGgaaactaacacacacacacaaaggtgtgTTGGCTTTAAAATCAGCTCAGTGTTCAAGGATGTTTGGAGGTATTTTTAAATTGGTTATCAAAGACATCTGTTTGATTCTCATACGCCTCTTCACTGAGCTGTTTTACGTGTATATAAAGACGGGAATCAAAGCAGGCGTGTCAGACTGCATCTGGCTGTCTAAACAGGTGATAGTTCAGAATGAGGAGCGCTGCAGTTTTTCTGGCGTTGTTGCTCTGTCTGCAATGGACGTGGGCTCAGGGTGAGAGTGGAGAGGTGACAGGGACAGACGCTGAGACAGAGGGGGGAAACAGGCAGGAAGAGGTTCAGTTTGAGATACAGGGTGTCGGAGCAGCCCATGATCAGAGCAGCAGCCAGACCAACATCAGCCCTGACATCTGGGCTGAGCTCAAGGAGCTGAGAGACATGGCCATCGAACAAAAGGTGGAGCTGAGGAACAGCAAGAGCAAGATAGAGAAGCTGGAACAAGAGAATGCAGGTGATACACATCATAAAACATACTGAGTGTCAGTCACACAGTGCTGCACAGATTCATGCACTAATATAATGCTTTACACCCAGCCACACAGGCCAGACTGACAGCCAGTGAAAGCAAGAATGCAGgtaaatacatttacatcagTTTAATTATATATAAAGATATGAATTAATTCAAATGTGAATTAACTCAGTATTTGGTCAAACTCCACAACAAAATGTAACTACCATGAACCtactttacaataaaagaaatgttaaatgTGTTCACAGTTTTGGAGGCCAAAATGAGCTTCTATGAAGGTGTGGTCAAGGAGCTTCAGAGAGAAAACATGGGTAAGCTACTGAACAtaattaaaaagtacaaattaTAGTGTGGtagaaaacatgttgttgtgTAAAACTATTTCAGATGTGATGTGGAAAATTAACAGAAGCATTGTTTAAAGATTTTGtagaaacatttacatttaaagctatagtgcgtaacttctacaggtccgtaaatgtccgtttcacccaagccactactagaggagatgacacaatgctgattaagccgatcagctcctctaacatctcgcggtatttttcaatatatatcatttttgaCTACTCATTGACTATAATTCTGTTTTACAATTAAACATGTTAAATGTGTTGACAGTGTTGGAAACCAGAATGAGCTCCAGTGAAAACGAGGTGGCAGAGCTCAAGAGAGAGAATGCAGGTAAGTTACATAAACACCATTGAAAAATACACATTGCCTGTTATAGGCCTATtagaaaacatgttgttgtgTAAAACTCTCTCAGATGTGATGTCCAAAAGTGAGAGGAGTGGAGATTTGTCTTAGCAATAATTATGAGTTATTACATCTGGTTGTTGATCAACTATTAACCTCCACAGTAATTTTCCCTTCATCACAGATCTTCTGGCCAGAGTAACAGCGAATGAAAACAAGATCACAGGTAGGATTACAGAAAAATGCAGGATTACTCAGTTAATCAAGTGACTTCTAAAATAGCAGGCAATAGCAACTTCTCAAAGCATTTGTTGATAAGTGGCAATAATATTTCTGACTAACTGACACCTAATGTGTTCAAGTTTAGTTTTACTAATTCTGGCTCATGAACGGATTTCCTACATTCCTTCACTGCAGTCAGGATGAAAGAAAAATGAGGCAGGACTGGTCAAAGGGGTTCAATTACAGAGAGAAGCAATGGCGAAATAAAAAGAATTTATGGCCCAAatttgtttgtagtttcagtcaTTAACCACAGAAAACATGGCCAGAAAGTAACTTAACTACTTGGATCACTATGCTGAAATGAATGCAGTTGAACTACCAGCAAGCTGCTGCAAAATGTGGTTAAATTactaatttaattacatgtacTCCACTACTCCCCTGAACTGTTGAAGAACTATTAACCTGCTGAGCATTATTTTGTTCATCACAGATCTTCTGGCCAGAGTAACCACATGTGAAAATAAGATCACAGGtaagatgacaaaaaaatccATGAACAATGTGAAACCTGACGACCATAATACTAGTTTAGNNNNNNNNNNNNNNNNNNNNNNNNNNNNNNNNNNNNNNNNNNNNNNNNNNNNNNNNNNNNNNNNNNNNNNNNNNNNNNNNNNNNNNNNNNNNNNNNNNNNNNNNNNNNNNNNNNNNNNNNNNNNNNNNNNNNNNNNNNNNNNNNNNNNNNNNNNNNNNNNNNNNNNNNNNNNNNNNNNNNNNNNNNNNNNNNNNNNNNNNNNNNNNNNNNNNNNNNNNNNNNNNNNNNNNNNNNNNNNNNNNNNNNNNNNNNNNNNNNNNNNNNNNNNNNNNNNNNNNNNNNNNNNNNNNNNNNNNNNNNNNNNNNNNNNNNNNNNNNNNNNNNNNNNNNNNNNNNNNNNNNNNNNNNNNNNNNNNNNNNNNNNNNNNNNNNNNNNNNNNNNNNNNNNNNNNNNNNNNNNNNNNNNNNNNNNNNNNNNNNNNNNNNNNNNNNNNNNNNNNNNNNNNNNNNNNNNNNNNNNNNNNNNNNNNNNNNNNNNNNNNNNNNNNNNNNNNNNNNNNGGTGGCGTTCTCAGCTGGTCTTACTAACGCAGGAAACGTTGGACCCTTCAACACTGAGATCACACTTAAGTTCAGTAAAGTCTTCACCAATATCGGCCAGGCCTACAGCCCAACTACAGGTACACAGCTCTTTTATCTACAcacataaatgtgtataaaaatTTATGGAACAAAAACCAAGGAGGTCTTGCTGTTTGTAAAAAATGCAGACAACCAAGGAAGAAAAAGCATGTATTACTTGgcttcacaaacacaaacctgtGGGTAACTTTCCCTGCGGCAACTGTTGCCACTGTGAGAATGTCTCTAAAACAGACAGGTTTGTGGATGTGTTTACTAACAAGAGCTACAAGATTAATCATTTTGCCAACTGTAATACTCCTTTTTTGGTGTACTGCCTGAATGTCCCTGTGGATTGTTTTATGTTGGGAGAACCAAAAGAAGATTCAAGGACAGACTCAGGGAGCACAAAACTGCCATTCGTACGAGAAACCCTAGCTATCCCATGGCTGTTCACTATGATCAAGCAGGACATGGGGGTCCTTCCTCCCGAAAAGCGGTTGCTATTGAAGTTATACCTAACCATGTAAGAGGTGGTGACATTTTGGATTGTCACTTTAAAGGCCCCTGAGACCCCTGGTCTTAATGATGAGATTGACTTTTTGCCGTTTCTCTGATTCCCAGTAGATATTGAAACTTGATGTATTGTAACTTGTATATTGAAAATGCTTGTTATTTTTTGTACAGCAGTCTACATTAATGTATATAAGGTAtggttaaaaaacacaacattattgCTTTCCTAAAATCACATTTGgcaaaacattatttatttaaaataaatgtatgccTGTATCTTTACATTATGGATATtagacattattattattggacATGATCTATTGATGTGGGGGATCTTTGTctccttgtgtgtttttttttcttttgacacATCCACATGGACTACACCTTTAGCGCCCTCTGCTGTTTACATATTTATGTCAAACAGAATGCCAGCCTCACCTGTATATAATTGAGATTGATTAGTTGTTTGTTAGACCCTGAAGAAGACTTTGGTCGATACGCGTAGGTCTGTCTTGTTGCCTTTGCTCAAATAAAgttactttatatatttttacctGAAGACGGAGTGCCTCAACATTTTTTCCTTGGTTGTCTGCATTTTTTACAAACAGCAAGACCCCCTTGGTTTTTGTTCCATATCAATTCACCTACTTTACTGAAGAGCACCTGTCAAGTCAGAGCCTCGTTTATCCAAGCAGcgcttccttccttctttctttttcaactTGTGTATAAAAGTTTGTTACAGAAAGCAAGATGTGACTGTACTAAGCTGTCCATAGTGTGACTTTTCTTCAAACCAGTAAAACAAACATCCCTTTGTCTTCTTATAACTGATCTCGAAATAGAACACAATCAAGAGCTCCCACAGATGACTTAACTTTAAGGCCTGCTTAAGCTTAAAGAAACAGCTGCCCATTTTCTCAAAAGTGAGTAAAAGACTATTTTGACCCCTCActgattttctcctctgctgcagGTATCTTCACAGCCCCAGTCAGAGGAGTCTACTACTTCAGATTCACAGTGTGGGAGAACCGCCCTTCAGCTTGGATCGGTTCTTATCTCTATCACAATGATAAGAGAATGACATGGATTTATGATATCAATGATGAAGTCGGCTATGTCTCTGTGTCTAATGCATTAATTCTTCAACTGGAAAAGGGAGATGTGGTCTACATGGCTCTCCATCCAGGCGGTGGTATTTATGATGATTCAAATAATCGTACCATTTTTAGTGGATTTCTGCTTTTTGCTCTGTGAAGTCACCTGTAAAACATCCACAGTCAATTGCATTAAGTTTTGACATCACACGATTAAAAATATGTGTGCCAATTAAAACCACATAAAtctgatgcatgtgtgtatttttgtctgATTATAAAAACAAGACGACGGGAATAATTTTAAGAAAGCCCTCTGATGACAAGATCAAAGTCTCTACAGTTTGGAAAATACGTTCTAGTGTTAATAAATAGGAGGAGGATGTCATGGcgagagaaggaggggaggcGTGTGCTTTACGGTGAATACAGACTGGTGTAttggtgggaatgtgaggtgctgtcctgtttttgctgtggatcactgctggACACCGTGAAGAGCCAGCTGCAGAGTGGAGTCGCTGCCCGTGTTCGGGGGCCACTATTTAACTTGGATCGGTGCTTATCTCTATCACAATGAGAAGAGAATGACACTTAGTCACGATTACAATGATGAAGTTGgctttgtctctgtgtctaaTGCATTAATTCTTCAACTGGAAAAGGGAGATGTGGTCTACATGGCTCTCCCGTTAGGCCATGGTGTCTTTGATGATTCGCATAATCGTACCATTTTTAGTGGATTTCTACTTTTTGCTCTGTGAAGTCACCTGTAAAACATCCACAGTCAATTGCATTAAGGTTTGACATCACATTATTAAAAATATGTgtggcaattaaaaaaaaaatctgtatatgtgtatttttttcttgttctgaACAAGATGACGAGAATAACAATAAGAAAGTCCTCTGCTGACAATATCAAACAAAGTCTTataaacaggaagaggatgttATATTCACTACAGTAACACAACATTATTCTATGAATCCATACATGCATCCATTCAAGTGAGACAAACACTTAACTCAGTGGTCACTGTGAGAATAACCTGGTATCAGAATACTGTGAGAGCATCCACTTtgataaagacaaaaatatccAACAACAAGCCGTTTTACTTGATTCATAAATCagttatttaaaggtccagtgtgcagagTTTAGGGGAATACATCTGCAGAGATGGAATACAATATaatcagcatgttttctttagtgttaaACCAccagaaaataagaactgtatttcgttgccttagaatgagctgtttaaatCTACAGAGGGAGCAGATCCTCGTCTATGGTGATTGCCATGTTTCACCACCTtggtttctacagtagccaagaacggacaaaccaaacactgattCTAGATACACGTTTCCATGTTTTCATTGGCCACtgcagt is a genomic window containing:
- the LOC126397883 gene encoding heavy metal-binding protein HIP-like isoform X9 produces the protein MRSAAVFLALLLCLQWTWAQGESGEVTGTDAETEGGNRQEEVQFEIQGVGAAHDQSSSQTNISPDIWAELKELRDMAIEQKVELRNSKSKIEKLEQENAATQARLTASESKNAVLEAKMSFYEGVVKELQRENMVLETRMSSSENEVAELKRENADLLARVTANENKITVLETRMSSSENEVAELKRENADRPKVAFSAGLTDAGPVGPFNTEITLKFSKVFTNIGQAYSPTTGIFTAPVRGVYYFRFTVWGGRPSAWMGAYLYHNEKRMTLSYDYNDEQAYVSASNALILQLEKGDVVYMTLYPGSGVFDDSFNRTIFSGFLLFAL
- the LOC126397883 gene encoding heavy metal-binding protein HIP-like isoform X5, which translates into the protein MRSAAVFLALLLCLQWTWAQGESGEVTGTDAETEGGNRQEEVQFEIQGVGAAHDQSSSQTNISPDIWAELKELRDMAIEQKVELRNSKSKIEKLEQENAATQARLTASESKNAVLEAKMSFYEGVVKELQRENMVLETRMSSSENEVAELKRENADLLARVTANENKITDLLARVTTCENKITVLETRMSSSENEVAELKRENADRPKVAFSAGLTDAGPVGPFNTEITLKFSKVFTNIGQAYSPTTGIFTAPVRGVYYFRFTVWGGRPSAWMGAYLYHNEKRMTLSYDYNDEQAYVSASNALILQLEKGDVVYMTLYPGSGVFDDSFNRTIFSGFLLFAL